From a region of the Calliphora vicina chromosome 4, idCalVici1.1, whole genome shotgun sequence genome:
- the aspr gene encoding neurogenic locus notch homolog protein 1 isoform X2 produces MISKQFLLGAFLVLIAFSYAYADEKVPDIEVSAESEKEKKVEKRNTCSTCSYSGPDVSTHGCHGNPCGVNAVCQETAGGRPVCSCPPGYSGNPLTHCNRGECLDNVDCRSDLQCQNGRCVNPCIGACGNSANCEPRNHVAVCSCPHGFNGDPFTSCRLADPEEQCHPSPCGENTKCEIVGGVPTCSCLNGYVGNPLSGCRHECDHDGDCSSRDMCSNFKCVPACQQCGTGATCSTVNNHRAVCECPKGYIGSPYTQCRAECYGDSDCPAGRPACFYGICKNTCDGACGVGADCNLRGLTPVCSCPRDMTGDPFVRCRPFTKADLCEPNPCGTNAICIPGHDNTGRERPVCNCLPGHTGNPLTHCSRGECLSNSECPDNKACINYQCVNPCIGKCGSGAECEPKAHLAVCKCPPGTSGDALVSCRQSRTYPVAKYHGVSSGSCNVC; encoded by the exons ATCTCCAAACAGTTCTTGCTTGGAGCATTCCTAGTACTTATAGCATTCTCATATGCTTATGCAGATGAAAAGGTCCCAGATATTGAGGTCTCGGCGGAATCAGAGAAGGAAAAAAAGGTGGAGAAACGTAATACATGTTCAACATGTTCCTATAGTGGAC ccGATGTTTCAACCCATGGCTGTCATGGTAATCCCTGCGGTGTAAATGCTGTTTGTCAGGAAACGGCTGGCGGACGTCCAGTTTGCTCCTGCCCTCCCGGTTATAGTGGCAATCCTTTGACACACTGTAATCGTGGTGAATGTTTGGACAATGTTGATTGCCGTAGCGATTTGCAATGTCAGAATGGTCGCTGTGTTAATCCATGCATTGGTGCTTGTGGCAATAGTGCCAATTGTGAG CCCAGAAATCATGTTGCTGTTTGCAGTTGTCCACATGGATTTAATGGAGATCCATTCACTTCCTGTCGCCTTGCTGATCCTG AGGAACAGTGTCATCCCAGCCCATGCGGTGAAAATACTAAATGCGAAATTGTCGGTGGTGTGCCAACCTGCTCGTGCTTAAATGGTTATGTTGGCAATCCATTAAGTGGTTGTCGTCATGAGTGTGATCATGATGGTGATTGTAGTTCACGCGACATGTGcagtaattttaaatgtgtacCCGCTTGCCAACAATGTGGTACTGGTGCTACTTGCAGCACTGTAAATAATCATCGTGCCGTTTGTGAATGCCCTAAGGGTTATATTGGTAGTCCATATACTCAATGCCGTGCTGAGTGTTATGGTGATTCTGATTGTCCAGCTGGTAGACCAGCTTGTTTCTATGGTATATGCAAGAACACTTGTGATGGTGCTTGCGGTGTTGGAGCTGATTGTAATTTACGTGGTTTGACCCCAGTGTGCAGTTGCCCACGTGATATGACTGGTGATCCCTTCGTCCGTTGTCGTCCATTTACCAAAG CTGATTTGTGTGAGCCCAATCCCTGTGGTACAAATGCCATTTGCATACCTGGTCATGATAATACTGGACGTGAACGTCCTGTATGCAACTGCTTGCCAGGTCATACCGGCAACCCATTGACTCATTGCTCTAGA GGTGAATGTCTAAGCAATAGCGAATGTCCTGATAATAAGGCTTGTATCAACTATCAATGTGTTAATCCCTGCATTGGTAAATGCGGTTCTGGAGCCGAATGCGAACCCAAAGCACATTTGGCAGTATGTAAATGTCCACCCGGAACTTCCGGCGATGCTTTGGTTTCTTGCCGCCAATCTCGTACTTATCCAGTTGCCAAGTACCATGGTGTATCATCTGGTTCTTGTAACGTGtgttaa
- the aspr gene encoding neurogenic locus notch homolog protein 1 isoform X1, producing the protein MISKQFLLGAFLVLIAFSYAYADEKVPDIEVSAESEKEKKVEKRNTCSTCSYSGRTYYTYGDGTTVQRLVYRDQIQSRADVSTHGCHGNPCGVNAVCQETAGGRPVCSCPPGYSGNPLTHCNRGECLDNVDCRSDLQCQNGRCVNPCIGACGNSANCEPRNHVAVCSCPHGFNGDPFTSCRLADPEEQCHPSPCGENTKCEIVGGVPTCSCLNGYVGNPLSGCRHECDHDGDCSSRDMCSNFKCVPACQQCGTGATCSTVNNHRAVCECPKGYIGSPYTQCRAECYGDSDCPAGRPACFYGICKNTCDGACGVGADCNLRGLTPVCSCPRDMTGDPFVRCRPFTKADLCEPNPCGTNAICIPGHDNTGRERPVCNCLPGHTGNPLTHCSRGECLSNSECPDNKACINYQCVNPCIGKCGSGAECEPKAHLAVCKCPPGTSGDALVSCRQSRTYPVAKYHGVSSGSCNVC; encoded by the exons ATCTCCAAACAGTTCTTGCTTGGAGCATTCCTAGTACTTATAGCATTCTCATATGCTTATGCAGATGAAAAGGTCCCAGATATTGAGGTCTCGGCGGAATCAGAGAAGGAAAAAAAGGTGGAGAAACGTAATACATGTTCAACATGTTCCTATAGTGGACGTACGTATTATACTTATGGCGATGGTACAACTGTGCAGAGACTGGTTTATCGGGATCAGATACAATCACGtg ccGATGTTTCAACCCATGGCTGTCATGGTAATCCCTGCGGTGTAAATGCTGTTTGTCAGGAAACGGCTGGCGGACGTCCAGTTTGCTCCTGCCCTCCCGGTTATAGTGGCAATCCTTTGACACACTGTAATCGTGGTGAATGTTTGGACAATGTTGATTGCCGTAGCGATTTGCAATGTCAGAATGGTCGCTGTGTTAATCCATGCATTGGTGCTTGTGGCAATAGTGCCAATTGTGAG CCCAGAAATCATGTTGCTGTTTGCAGTTGTCCACATGGATTTAATGGAGATCCATTCACTTCCTGTCGCCTTGCTGATCCTG AGGAACAGTGTCATCCCAGCCCATGCGGTGAAAATACTAAATGCGAAATTGTCGGTGGTGTGCCAACCTGCTCGTGCTTAAATGGTTATGTTGGCAATCCATTAAGTGGTTGTCGTCATGAGTGTGATCATGATGGTGATTGTAGTTCACGCGACATGTGcagtaattttaaatgtgtacCCGCTTGCCAACAATGTGGTACTGGTGCTACTTGCAGCACTGTAAATAATCATCGTGCCGTTTGTGAATGCCCTAAGGGTTATATTGGTAGTCCATATACTCAATGCCGTGCTGAGTGTTATGGTGATTCTGATTGTCCAGCTGGTAGACCAGCTTGTTTCTATGGTATATGCAAGAACACTTGTGATGGTGCTTGCGGTGTTGGAGCTGATTGTAATTTACGTGGTTTGACCCCAGTGTGCAGTTGCCCACGTGATATGACTGGTGATCCCTTCGTCCGTTGTCGTCCATTTACCAAAG CTGATTTGTGTGAGCCCAATCCCTGTGGTACAAATGCCATTTGCATACCTGGTCATGATAATACTGGACGTGAACGTCCTGTATGCAACTGCTTGCCAGGTCATACCGGCAACCCATTGACTCATTGCTCTAGA GGTGAATGTCTAAGCAATAGCGAATGTCCTGATAATAAGGCTTGTATCAACTATCAATGTGTTAATCCCTGCATTGGTAAATGCGGTTCTGGAGCCGAATGCGAACCCAAAGCACATTTGGCAGTATGTAAATGTCCACCCGGAACTTCCGGCGATGCTTTGGTTTCTTGCCGCCAATCTCGTACTTATCCAGTTGCCAAGTACCATGGTGTATCATCTGGTTCTTGTAACGTGtgttaa
- the LOC135957656 gene encoding zinc finger protein 226: protein MTTKPVKVVICRACVGECKEYKSLFKQGLIMGEVSTLASLLAFCTNLEFVDDESGLPSFICTKCVYDLVGSYIFKKKVLQANEILSGNLDEDATCNAVRKEDNENVIVINDAEADLQELAEAAQMKREQLEQQLFNVESEENENGEFLNLTVLDSDGEDENQHQNDEDPEPEEMELEYMEQDVAETTEIYHTTIITDEMQHLDDDGEIEQEQQLQHHEDIVEEGEKTEYEIQVNDIEEDYTELLSDSQDGVSQQSFKRPTEDATNSASDNSLSNPSKRRRINSTGKVANPDYQCKICGKQLSNSSSFKYHMKLHSDETPYKCEVCGEAFKTRNAYDGHISIHNPNNPNTCKLCGKSYRQPSSLRMHMLTHSGIKPFTCEICGKSLTQKSGYKKHMLTHTGEKPYSCDICNKSFCISSNMLVHRRSHTDQKQHQCTECDKSFLTADQLKRHGIIHSDERPFSCGVCGKQFKRQTAWRSHLQTHQELKTDKSIELLYSDEYEENNREKTTVVEIF from the exons atgactaCAAAGCCCGTTAAAGTGGTGATATGCCGAGCTTGTGTTGGAGAATGTAAAGAATATAAATCTTTGTTTAAACAAGGCCTGATAATGGGAGAGGTGTCAACGTTGGCGTCATTGTTGGCTTTCTGTACGAATTTGGAATTCGTGGATGATGAGAGCGGCTTGCCTagttttatatgtacaaaatgTGTCTATGATTTGGTCGGAtcttatatttttaagaaaaaagtgtTGCAAGCAAATGAAATATTAAGTGGTAATTTAGATGAAGATGCTACTTGTAATGCGGTGAGAAAAGAAGACAATGAAAACGTTATTGTGATAAATGACGCGGAAGCGGATTTGCAAGAGTTAGCGGAAGCTGCTCAAATGAAACGGGAACAATTAGAACAACAATTATTCAATGTTGAAAGCGAAGAAAATGAAAATGGAGAATTTCTAAATTTAACGGTGCTGGATAGTGATGGTGAGGACGAAAATCAACATCAAAATGATGAGGACCCGGAGCCTGAAGAAATGGAATTGGAATATATGGAACAAGATGTAGCTGAAACAACAGAAATCTACCATACAACAATAATTACTGACGAAATGCAACATTTGGATGACGATGGAGAAATTGAGCAAGAGCAACAACTTCAACACCACGAAGATATTGTGGAAGAGGGAGAAAAAACTGAATATGAAATCCAAGTAAATGATATCGAAGAAGATTATACTGAACTGTTGTCAGATAGCCAGGATGGAGTGTCCCAACAAAGTTTTAAACGTCCCACAGAAGATGCAACCAATTCTGCATCAGATAATAGTTTAAGTAATCCCTCAAAAAGACGAAGAATCAATTCAACAGGCAAAGTTGCTAATCCCGATTATCAGTGCAAG ATTTGTGGTAAACAATTGAGCAACTCCAGCTCTTTTAAATATCACATGAAATTACATTCTGATGAAACTCCGTACAAATGTGAAGTGTGCGGGGAAGCTTTTAAAACCCGCAATGCTTATGACGGTCACATATCCATACATAATCCAAATAATCCCAACACCTGTAAGCTTTGTGGTAAATCGTATCGTCAGCCATCATCTCTTCGCATGCACATGTTAACGCATTCTGGCATCAAACCATTCACCTGCGAAATCTGTGGCAAAAGTTTAACCCAAAAGTCTGGTTATAAGAAACATATGCTCACACATACTGGCGAAAAACCTTATTCTTGTGACATATGTAATAAATCCTTTTGTATTTCCAGTAATATGTTGGTACATCGTCGCTCTCATACAGATCAAAAACAACACCAGTGCACAGAATGTGATAAATCATTTCTCACCGCGGATCAATTGAAGCGCCATGGAATTATTCATTCAGATGAAAGGCCTTTCAGTTGTGGTGTGTGCGGAAAACAATTTAAACGTCAAACCGCGTGGCGTTCTCACCTGCAAACACATCAGGAACTTAAAACGGATAAATCAATTGAGTTGTTATATTCTGATGAATATGAAGAAAATAATCGTGAAAAGACTACAGTTGTGGAGatattttaa